Part of the Streptomyces sp. f51 genome is shown below.
GCCACGACGAGACGCTCGGCGATCTCGCTGTTGCTCCAGCCCTCGCCGATCGCGACGAAGATCTCGAACTCGCGCTCCGTCAGGGCGTGGACGCGGGGATCGTCCTGGGGCCTGGCGCCCGACGGGTCGTGCGGGAGGTGTTTGGCGTAGGTGTCCAGAAGACGCCGGGTCAGGGCGGGCGCGATCACCGCGTCGCCCGCGGCGACCGCCCGGATCCCGGCGAGCAGCTCCTCGGGATGGGCGTCCTTGAGCAGGAACCCGCTGGCCCCGGCCCGCAGCGCCGCGTAGGCGTATTCGTCCAGGTCGAACGTCGTCAGGATCAGTACGCGGGAACGTCCGCCGGAGGCCACGACCCGGCGGGTGGCCTCGATGCCGTCCATCCCTGGCATCCGTACGTCCATGAGGATCACGTCCGGGCGCAGCTCGGCGGCCCTGCGGACGGCGTCGCCGCCGTGGGACGCCTCGCCCACGACATCGGTGTCCGGGGTGCTCTCCAGGAGCATGCGGAAGCCGAGGCGTTGCAGCGGCTGGTCGTCGACGATGAGCACACTGGTCACGTGGCACCGCCCGAGACGGCCGAGGGCGCGAGGTCGGTCCCGGGCGGAGGGGTGAGGTCGAGGGTGGCCCGCAGGGTCCATCCGCCGTCGGGCGCGGGCCCGGCGACGACCGTTCCGTCGTAGAGGGCCGCGCGTTCTCTCATGCCGGGGATCCCGTGTCCTTCGTCGTCGTGCGGCCGGGGACGGGCGTTGCCGGTACCCGGGCCGGTGTCGTGGACGTCGATGTGCAGCAGCGTCTCCTCGACGCTCACCGCGAGATCGACGCGCGTCTCGGGGCCCCCGTGCTTGAGGGCGTTGGTGAGAGCCTCCTGGACGATGCGGTACACGGCCAGCTGGACACCCCGGTCCAGGCTGCCCAGTTCGCCGCTGCTGCGGTGGACGACCCGCGGGCCCGCGGCCCGGATCCGCTCGCACAGGGCGTCGATGTCCCCGATCCCCGGCTGGGGGCTGAGCTCGGGCGCGCTCGGGACCGCGGGCTGCTCACGCAGGACGCCCAGCATGCGGCGCAGCTCACCGAGCGCCTGGCGCCCGGTGTCACCGATGAGCAGCAGGGCCTGCTTCCCGCGTTCGGGCGCGACGTCGCTCGCGTACGCGCCGCCGTCGGCGAGGGTGATGATGACGGAGAGGTTGTGGCCGACGATGTCGTGCATCTCGCGGGCCACCCGGGTGCGTTCGGCGGCGGCGGCCAGTCTGCTGCGCTGGTCGCGCTCGACCTCCAGACGGGTCGCGCGGTCCCGCAGGACGGCGAGCTGGGCGCGCCGGATCCGGACCGCGAGGCCGAGCGCGACGGCCGCGGTTATGGCGCAGAAGAGGAAGAACAGCGCGTCGAGCACATGCACGTCGGACGGCAGCCGTACGGCGACGAGGCCCAGCGCGCCGGCGATGACCGCGCAGGCCAGCGGCAGCCGCCGCAGTTCCCCGTGCAGGACCAGGCTGTACAGGCCGATCAGGACGGCGACGTCGGCGCGCAGCCAGACCCCCAGCGCCAGCTGGAGGATGAACACCGCGGTGATCACGCCGAAGGCGGGGAAGGGCCGCTTGCGCCGCCACAGCAGCGGGACCACGAGACCGGCCTGGAGCGCGAGCGTGCCGGGCAGCGACAGGTGGGTGAACTGGGAGTCGAACGGATGGTGCCGGCCGTCCCCGTCGTGCACCAGGTCCGGCACACAGAACAGCAGGGCGACGACGGCCGTCACCGCCGAGTCGAGGATCCACGGCCGGCCCCGGTCGCCGCGCTTGAAACGGCGGCCGAGCCGTGACAGCGCACGGGCCAGGGGGTGGTTCCACGGCAGTTCCGCCTCGGCGAAGGGCGGATCGTCCGCGGCCTCGCGCGGGGCGGTGTCGTCGATGTTCATGGGAGTCGGTCCGCGCTCATGGGTCTCACCTGTCCATTGTGGGTCCGGCCGCGTTCTCGTACGCGCCTGTGGGGTCTCCTCGTACGGCCGTCGCCGGGTCCGGTGCCCGAACGGCACGGCACCGGACCGGGGGGTCGGGTGCCGTGCCGTGTCGGTGGCGGTACGTCGGACGGGGTGTCCGGCGTGCGGTGGGTCAGGCGTCCGTGCGGACGAGCCGGTAGGCGGCGCCCGCCAGCGCGAGCACGGTCCAGCCGAGGAAGACCACCAGACCGGCCGTCGGCGACAGCGAGGTCGAGTCGTGGGTCAGCGCGAACATCGACTCACCCGCGCTGCTCGGCAGGTACGGGCTGATGTTGTCCTGCCACGAGCTGGGCAGCAGCGAGATCAGGCCGGGCACCAGCATCAGCGAGGCGACCAGGACCGAGATGCCGCCGGCGACCGAGCGGAGCAGCGCGCCGAGGGCGGTGCCGATCACGCCGACCAGACCGAGGTAGAGGCCGGCGCCCAGCAGGCTGCGCACCACGCCGGAGTGGGACATGGTCAGGGCCGCGGGCGTGCCCGAGACGATCCCGCTGTCGATCGTGAAGGCGACGAAGACACCGACGGTGGCGACGACCAGCGCGACCAGTCCGAACACCGAGGCCTTGGACCACAGCACCGGCAGGCGGCGCGGCACGGCGGCCAGGGTGGAGCGGATCATGCCGGTCGAGTACTCGCCCGCGGTGATCAGCACACCCAGGACACCGAGTGCCAGCTGCGCGAAGTTCGTGCCGAACACGGAGAGGCTGAGCGCGGTGGCCGCGACGTCGTCCCGGTGCAGGGGGCGCCCGGAGTTGAGCTCGGACTTGTAGTGCGCGGCGGCGATCACGCCGAACGCGACGAGGAACACCAGTCCGAGGCCGAGCGTGATCCAGGTGGAACGCAGGGACCACAGCTTCGCCCACTCGGAGCGCAGCACACGGCGTCCGGTGACCTTGTACTCCGGACGTGCCGCTCGAACGGGTGCGGGTGCCGGGCTGTCGGTGACGGTGACGGTGCTCATGCCGCCCTCCCAGGGGCCTCGACGGTGACGCTGGCGTGGTACTCGACGGCGTCGCGGGTCAGCTCCATGAACGCCTCTTCGAGCGAGACGGTCCGGGAGCTGAGCTCGAACAGCGCGATGCCGTGCTCGGCGGCCTTGAGGCCGATGTCCCGTGCGGAAAGACCCGTCACCTGGAGCTCCTCGGACCCGGCCGCACCGGTGACCTCGACGCCGGGACCGGCCAGGACCTCGCGCAGCCGGGACGCCTGGTCGGACGCCACGGTGACGGTGTCGCCGCCGGCCTGCTGGACGAGCTCACGCACGGTGGTGTCCGCCAGCAGACGACCGCGTCCGACGACGATCAGGTGGTCGGCGACCAGCGCCATCTCGCTCATCAGGTGCGAGGAGACGAAGACCGTACGGCCGTCCGCCGCGAGTCCGGTCAGCAGGTTGCGGATCCACAGCACGCCCTCGGGGTCCAGTCCGTTGACCGGCTCGTCGAGCATGATCGTGGCAGGGTCGCCGAGGAGGGCCGCGGCGATGCCGAGGCGCTGGCCCATGCCGAGGGAGAAGGCGCCCGCGCGCTTCTTGGCCACGGACTGGAGTCCGGTCAGTTCGATGACCTCCTCCACCCGGCGGCGCGGAATGCCGTGGGTGTAGGCCTGGGCCATGAGGTGGTCGAAAGCGGAACGGCCCGGGTGGATCGACTTGGCCTCGAGGAGCGCGCCGACCTCCTGGAGCGGGGCGGTGTGCCGGGCGTACTGCTTGCCGTTGACCGTGACGCTGCCGGCGGACGGCGCGTCCAGTCCGACGATCATGCGCATGGTGGTCGACTTGCCCGCGCCGTTGGGGCCGAGGAAGCCGGTGACGGTGCCGGGCTTCACGACGAAGTCCAGCTGGTCCACCGCCGTCTTCTCCCCGTACCGCTTCGTCAGCTGTTGTGCCTCGATCATCGAAGTTCCCTTGCTTTCGGGGGCAGGCCCCCCACCTGACTGCTCACCCACAACGCTAGGAGACGCCGGCCCCGGATCCGTGGTACCCGAGAGCTCGGTTGGGGCGGGGCACGTAGTACCGCGGTATCACCCCGCTACGGCGCTCGGATGACAGGGCCGGTCAGGGGCGGCTCTCAAGGGGTCGCCGAAATGGCAGGGGTGACAATTGACAGAACCGGCGCCGGTGGTGAGGGTGGCACCATGCCAGAGAGAACCGAGAAGCCCGGTCTGCGCGAGCGCAAGAAGGAAGAGACCCGGCGCGGGCTGCGGGAGGCCGCCGGACGGCTCTTCGCCGAGCACGGCTTCGCGCAGACCACGGTGGCCGACATCGCCGCCGAGGCGAACGTGTCGGAACGGACCTTCTTCCGCTACTTCGAGAGCAAGGAAGCCCTGCTTCTCCCCGACGGGATCGAGCTCTTCGCGCGCATAGAGGAGGCCTTCCTGGCCCGGCCGGAGGGCGACACCCCGCTGGAAGCGGCCTGCGGCGCCATCACCGACGCGGTCTCCTACTTCGCCTCCAGCAGTCTGACCGCGCTCGCGCATCCCCTCGGCGAGATCCGCGAACAGGCGCGCGAGGGCCTGTCCCGGCAGTTCCAGCAGTTCGAGGCACGCCTGACCGCACTCGTCCAGGAGCGCCTCCCGGCGGACGCGCCGGACGCCGACCTCCAGGCCGCGGTGATCGCCAACTGCGCGCTGTCGGCCGCGCGCGCCGTCCTGCGCACCCTGCGCGACCGCCGTACGGCCGGGGTCCCCGTGGAACCCGACCGGTTGCTCCCGCAGGCGTTCACCTTCCTGACCATGATCGGAGCCTCCTCCTCGTGAACCGTCGCCGTCGCGCAGTCCTCGCCGTCATATGCACGACCGCCGTGGTCGCCGCCGCCGTGACCACCGACCTCGTCGTCGAACACAAGGTGAGGGGCGAGGTCGCCGAGACCGCCGAGTGCCGTCTGGGCGGGGCCAAGGCGGTGCGGGTCGACCTCGGCGACACCCTGGCCGGACTCCAGGCGCTCACCGGCACGGTCGGCGCCGTCCACGTCAGCGCCGAGGGCGTGCGCCGCCAGGGCACCGACATGGACGTCGACGTCCATCTGCGGGACGTGTCGACCGGCGGTGCCACCTCGGGCGGGACCGCCACCGCCACCATCGCGTACGACGCCCTGGACCGGAGCGCCGGTGTCCGTGACGGCGCCGGCGCGGACGGGCTGAAGACGGGAACGGAGGGCGGGCACCTCGTCCTCACGGGCGCTGCGG
Proteins encoded:
- a CDS encoding TetR family transcriptional regulator, which produces MPERTEKPGLRERKKEETRRGLREAAGRLFAEHGFAQTTVADIAAEANVSERTFFRYFESKEALLLPDGIELFARIEEAFLARPEGDTPLEAACGAITDAVSYFASSSLTALAHPLGEIREQAREGLSRQFQQFEARLTALVQERLPADAPDADLQAAVIANCALSAARAVLRTLRDRRTAGVPVEPDRLLPQAFTFLTMIGASSS
- a CDS encoding response regulator transcription factor, whose amino-acid sequence is MTSVLIVDDQPLQRLGFRMLLESTPDTDVVGEASHGGDAVRRAAELRPDVILMDVRMPGMDGIEATRRVVASGGRSRVLILTTFDLDEYAYAALRAGASGFLLKDAHPEELLAGIRAVAAGDAVIAPALTRRLLDTYAKHLPHDPSGARPQDDPRVHALTEREFEIFVAIGEGWSNSEIAERLVVAESTVKTHVGRVLSKVGVRDRVQAVILAYDLGVVRPNPPD
- a CDS encoding LmeA family phospholipid-binding protein, which codes for MNRRRRAVLAVICTTAVVAAAVTTDLVVEHKVRGEVAETAECRLGGAKAVRVDLGDTLAGLQALTGTVGAVHVSAEGVRRQGTDMDVDVHLRDVSTGGATSGGTATATIAYDALDRSAGVRDGAGADGLKTGTEGGHLVLTGAAGGSGLPVTVITELSTTPRGLTITPVSVQILGRAIPVSELSALPGAGGLAAKLKPRTIDIRKPPRGATLVGAHAESAGLVLDFKVAPAGEGTTARTAGAVSACGAGKGRAES
- a CDS encoding ABC transporter permease, encoding MSTVTVTDSPAPAPVRAARPEYKVTGRRVLRSEWAKLWSLRSTWITLGLGLVFLVAFGVIAAAHYKSELNSGRPLHRDDVAATALSLSVFGTNFAQLALGVLGVLITAGEYSTGMIRSTLAAVPRRLPVLWSKASVFGLVALVVATVGVFVAFTIDSGIVSGTPAALTMSHSGVVRSLLGAGLYLGLVGVIGTALGALLRSVAGGISVLVASLMLVPGLISLLPSSWQDNISPYLPSSAGESMFALTHDSTSLSPTAGLVVFLGWTVLALAGAAYRLVRTDA
- a CDS encoding ATP-binding cassette domain-containing protein, coding for MIEAQQLTKRYGEKTAVDQLDFVVKPGTVTGFLGPNGAGKSTTMRMIVGLDAPSAGSVTVNGKQYARHTAPLQEVGALLEAKSIHPGRSAFDHLMAQAYTHGIPRRRVEEVIELTGLQSVAKKRAGAFSLGMGQRLGIAAALLGDPATIMLDEPVNGLDPEGVLWIRNLLTGLAADGRTVFVSSHLMSEMALVADHLIVVGRGRLLADTTVRELVQQAGGDTVTVASDQASRLREVLAGPGVEVTGAAGSEELQVTGLSARDIGLKAAEHGIALFELSSRTVSLEEAFMELTRDAVEYHASVTVEAPGRAA
- a CDS encoding sensor histidine kinase, with protein sequence MNIDDTAPREAADDPPFAEAELPWNHPLARALSRLGRRFKRGDRGRPWILDSAVTAVVALLFCVPDLVHDGDGRHHPFDSQFTHLSLPGTLALQAGLVVPLLWRRKRPFPAFGVITAVFILQLALGVWLRADVAVLIGLYSLVLHGELRRLPLACAVIAGALGLVAVRLPSDVHVLDALFFLFCAITAAVALGLAVRIRRAQLAVLRDRATRLEVERDQRSRLAAAAERTRVAREMHDIVGHNLSVIITLADGGAYASDVAPERGKQALLLIGDTGRQALGELRRMLGVLREQPAVPSAPELSPQPGIGDIDALCERIRAAGPRVVHRSSGELGSLDRGVQLAVYRIVQEALTNALKHGGPETRVDLAVSVEETLLHIDVHDTGPGTGNARPRPHDDEGHGIPGMRERAALYDGTVVAGPAPDGGWTLRATLDLTPPPGTDLAPSAVSGGAT